The region GACCATGAGAATAGTAATGGGAATGTGATTGATCCGGGTGAAGAAGATGGTCATAATATTGATCCAAATGAGAATGGGATGGACCACCATAATCATCAAATGGTTGTTTCTGATGAAAACCATGGATTAGATCTATCGGAGAATCATGATTTGACCATTGTAGAGAACCATGAACTTGATGACAACTTGGATCTTGATGTGCACCAGAATCACAATATAGATATGTCACAACTTGTGGTCACTACTCAAATAATGCAAAATCGAACCCTGGTTCCTGCTCCTACTCATGAATTGACTGTTGGACAAGAGTTTCCTGATGTAAAGAGTTGTCGCAGGGCGCTGAGGGACTGTGCCATTGCTCTTCATTTTGAGATACAAACAGTTAAATCTGACAAAACTCGCTTTACTGCCAAATGTGCAAGTGACGGATGCCCTTGGAGGATTCATGCTGCAAAACTACCAGGTACTCTATCATGTCAATGTTAAGATAGATTTACTGTTCAGTTTTTTAGGTGCTTATCCTGTCTTCATCTCTTTTAAGTTTGGCACGATGTGCACCTTGTGTCCCCACAGTTTCCGTAagaatttaatttaatttaaataaaaggTTGTTACAATACCTCCAGGAGTTCCTACTTTCACAATTAGGACTATACATTCGGAACACACCTGTGGCGGAATTGCACATCTTGGTCATCAGCAAGCCTCAGTGCAGTGGGTTGCAAGTTCTGTTGAGCAACGCCTTAAAGAAAATCCTCAATGCAAGCCAAAGGAGATACTAGAAGAGATTCATCGTGTTCATGGAATCACTTTATCCTACAAGCAAGCGTGGAGAGGGAAGGAACGTATCATGGCTGCTCTGCGAGGGTCATTTGAAGAAGATTATCGCCTTCTTCCACAATATTGTGAACAAATCAGACGGACAAATCCTGGAAGCATTGCCTCAGTTTATGTGAATCCAATGGACAACTGTTTCCAGCGCCTGTTTGTTTCATATCAGGCATCAATATATGGGTTTTTAAATGCAAGTAGGCCACTACTTGGGCTTGACAGAACTGTTCTGAAAAGCAAGTACCTAGGGACCTTGCTATTTGTTACTGCCTTTGACGGTGATGGTGCGCTCTTTCCATTGGCATTTGGGGTAGTGGATGAGGAAAATGATGACAATTGGATGTGGTTCCTTTCTGAGCTACATAACTTGTTAGAAATTAACACTGAAAACATGCCAAAACTTACTATCTTATCTGACAGGCAAAAAAGTATTGTTGATGGAGTTGAAGCTAACTTCCCAACTGCTTTCCATGGATTCTGTATGCGTCATCTCACAGAGAGTTTTAGAAAGGAGTTCAATAACACTGTGCTTGTCAACCTTCTATGGGAAGCTGCTAGTGCCCTCACTGTCATTGAATATGAAGGAAAACTACTAGAGATCGAGGAAATATCACAGGAAGCTGCTTATTGGATCCGACGAGTTCCGCCTCGTATGTGGGCCACTGCATATTTTGAGGGCACGAGGTTTGGCCACCTGACTGCTAACATAGTTGAATCATTGAATACATGGATACTTGAGGCCTCAGGTCTTCCGATAATTCAAATGATGGAGTGCATTCGTAGGCAATTGATGACATGGTTCAATGAGAGACGTGAAGTTAGTATGCAATGGACATCCATACTTGTCCCTTAtgctgaaaggcatatgtcagAGGCTCTCGAGCGTGCACGAACTTACCAGGTACTCCGAGCTAATGATGCAGAATTTGAAGTCATCTCTCATGAAGGAACAAATATAGTGGATATTCGAAACCGGTGTTGTCTCTGTCGAGGATGGCAGCTGTATGGTCTGCCTTGTTCTCATGCAGTGGCAGCTCTCCTCTCTTGCAGACAAAATGTTCATCGCTTTACAGAGAGTTATTTTACAGTTGTAACATATAGAAAAGCATACTCTCAAACAATACACCCTGTTCCAGACAAGACTCTTTGGAGGGAAATGTCAGAAGGATCTCAAGGCGAACGTGGTTTTGATATTCTTATAAACCCGCCAAAATCACTTCGGCCACCAGGTAGGCCAAGGAAAAAGCGAGTTCGCTCAGAAGATAAAGGTCGTGTGAAGCGAGTTGTCCACTGCAGCAGGTGCAACCAGACTGGACACTTTAGAACAACTTGTTCAGCCCCTATTTAGGTTTAATGGTTAGACCTTGGGGATGT is a window of Apium graveolens cultivar Ventura chromosome 11, ASM990537v1, whole genome shotgun sequence DNA encoding:
- the LOC141696925 gene encoding uncharacterized protein LOC141696925, with product MADHDLNVGQRRDMPVVQNQHLGLGHNHNLVIGGLVQAHEHELNLDIVQGGDNDLGLGHGHDRELLMDHEVALPHGQSQHQHHEHENRYDHHDEKDNGYDHENSNGNVIDPGEEDGHNIDPNENGMDHHNHQMVVSDENHGLDLSENHDLTIVENHELDDNLDLDVHQNHNIDMSQLVVTTQIMQNRTLVPAPTHELTVGQEFPDVKSCRRALRDCAIALHFEIQTVKSDKTRFTAKCASDGCPWRIHAAKLPGVPTFTIRTIHSEHTCGGIAHLGHQQASVQWVASSVEQRLKENPQCKPKEILEEIHRVHGITLSYKQAWRGKERIMAALRGSFEEDYRLLPQYCEQIRRTNPGSIASVYVNPMDNCFQRLFVSYQASIYGFLNASRPLLGLDRTVLKSKYLGTLLFVTAFDGDGALFPLAFGVVDEENDDNWMWFLSELHNLLEINTENMPKLTILSDRQKSIVDGVEANFPTAFHGFCMRHLTESFRKEFNNTVLVNLLWEAASALTVIEYEGKLLEIEEISQEAAYWIRRVPPRMWATAYFEGTRFGHLTANIVESLNTWILEASGLPIIQMMECIRRQLMTWFNERREVSMQWTSILVPYAERHMSEALERARTYQVLRANDAEFEVISHEGTNIVDIRNRCCLCRGWQLYGLPCSHAVAALLSCRQNVHRFTESYFTVVTYRKAYSQTIHPVPDKTLWREMSEGSQGERGFDILINPPKSLRPPGRPRKKRVRSEDKGRVKRVVHCSRCNQTGHFRTTCSAPI